Sequence from the Thermococcus nautili genome:
GTCGTTGGTAACGCCGAAGTTACAGAGGTTACCGTGAGTGGCTCGGATGTTAAAGTTACTGTCAACGGACCAAGTGGCGAGACTGCCTACGTTATTGTCCCACTTCCAAGTGACACCATCGATGTCCAGGTTTACGGAGACCATGTCGTAGACTGGTACGTCGAGAAGGGCGAGAATGGAGTCTACCTTGTCGTTGAGGTCAAGTTTGCATCTCCAGTAACTTTCGAGGTTAGATACAGAACACTTAGAATGACATTCAGAGGGCTTACGTACCTCTACTACCACAACTTCGGAAAGTACAACTCAACCTTCGCAGAGCTTTACCAGAAAGCCGTTGATGCAAATGTTGACCAGTCAATCCTTCAGCAAGCTATGGAGCACTATCACAAGGCTATGGAAGAGTACAACAAGGCCCTTGAAATCGCTCCTGGGCCAATCGTCAGGAGCCTCGGCGACTTCAGGCTCTTCATCCACCTCAGGAAAGCATACGCGGAAATCAGAAAAGCCGTCATGATACTCCAGGAAGCCCTGGAAGCCCAGGGTAGCTAAACCCTTTTAACCTCTTTTCTCCCTTTTCTCCCGGTGGTGAAATGATATACGTCAAGGTTTACCGCGTTCAGGGAGAGGTTCTCCTCGCGGCGTGCGACGAGGAACTAATTGGAAAGACCTTCCGCGAGGGTGAGCTCAAGCTCGAGGTCAAGGAGCGCTTTTACAAGGGCGAACTCGTTGAGGAGGAGAGGCTCAAGGAGCTCCTTGACGAGGCAACGATAGCTAACTTAACCGGGGAGCGCTGTGTCGCCAAGGCAATCGAGCTCGGCTACGTCGACCCGGAGAGGGTTCTCAGGATTCAGGGCGTCCCCCCACGCGCAGATGGCGAAGCTCCTCTTCTGAGACTTTTTAAACCCTCAACCCAACTTGAAACGGGTGAGAGGGATGAGGTTCTGCTACCGCTGTGGGATAAGCGAGGAGGAAGGCGGTCCGCTCATCGAGGGCCTCTGTCAGGTCTGCTATCGCAAGGAGAATCCGGTCCTGCTCATAGGGGAAGAGGTAAACACCGAGCTCTGCCAGAACTGCGGGAGCTACAAGAAGAGGGGGGTGTGGGTTGACCCAAAGAGCTACGAGCTTGAGGAGCTCATCTTTGAGGTCGCCGAGAACGCTCTTCTCGAGGAGCTCGAGGATTCCTTCAGCGAGAAAATCAGGGAGTACGAGGTTGTTTCACCAGAGGAGCTGGAGGAGATTGAGGATTTGCCCGTCGGCATGGCAGTGGTTTCCTTCGAGCCCCTGGATTTCCACATCGAGCACTTTCCGGCGATAATCGTCTACGAGGTTCGCGTTAAGGCCAGGACCCACGAACTCCAGCGTGAGTTACACGATGAGCGGAAGCGCGTTACCGTCTACGTCCGCCAGACAGTCTGCCCCCGCTGTCAGAAGTTCCTCGGCGGTTACTTCGAGGCGATTCTGCAGGTCCGCGCCGAGGGGAGACCTCTGAGCGAGGAGGAACGGAAGGCCATAGGGAAGCTCGTCGAGGAGAAGGTTGATGAGATAATGCGGAAGGACAGGATGGGCTTCATCCAGGATACCATAGAGAAGGAAGAGGGTCTCGACTTCTACATGGGCTCCACCAGTTCGGCGAGGAAGATAGCTCAGGCAATCCGCGAGCGCTTTGGTGGGACGATAAGCGAGGCCTATGAACTGGTGGGACTCGACAGGCAGACGAGCAGGGAAGTTTACAGGACGAGCGTGAGCGTGAGGATTCCGAAGTTCAGGAAGGGGGACATCGTGGCCGACAGGAGGGGCAACGTCTACGAGGTCGAGCGCGTTGACGGCAAGGGCTTAACGCTCAAAAACCTCGAGAACTGGGAGAGCGAGC
This genomic interval carries:
- a CDS encoding 60S ribosomal export protein NMD3, with the translated sequence MRFCYRCGISEEEGGPLIEGLCQVCYRKENPVLLIGEEVNTELCQNCGSYKKRGVWVDPKSYELEELIFEVAENALLEELEDSFSEKIREYEVVSPEELEEIEDLPVGMAVVSFEPLDFHIEHFPAIIVYEVRVKARTHELQRELHDERKRVTVYVRQTVCPRCQKFLGGYFEAILQVRAEGRPLSEEERKAIGKLVEEKVDEIMRKDRMGFIQDTIEKEEGLDFYMGSTSSARKIAQAIRERFGGTISEAYELVGLDRQTSREVYRTSVSVRIPKFRKGDIVADRRGNVYEVERVDGKGLTLKNLENWESEHLDWKTAKREKVDTVEHEESEAMVTSVTPGEVQLMDMESYETYELNRPPFEVREGEVYRMVHVGRRKYFRGKK